In Drosophila yakuba strain Tai18E2 chromosome X, Prin_Dyak_Tai18E2_2.1, whole genome shotgun sequence, a single genomic region encodes these proteins:
- the LOC6524382 gene encoding uncharacterized protein LOC6524382: protein MYKARSSTPILCVCLVRGWMMLPDAAGCVGPALRPKGGWFPDTECQVTQSVAHFAAALRTQHNAHIPYPLRWRIGEMAWLPSSSNGADNADERSTASSGSSGHSQPNESPRSGHLNGNNGGIRDTAAAGRHPPALLRHATPHLQPKTESVSDGDGDGDAELSDFSLNDTEEDEEDLRDYIVLNGNQADGNRSLSSSPRSHSRNGLLTAPASSGSSVGGSGGGGSGSGGGGNGSGGNASSGGGSGGGATGGVRKVFTNTRERWRQQNVSGAFAELRKLVPTHPPDKKLSKNEILRSAIKYIKLLTGILEWQQRQAPAHPIRALLEPNNNDNRMANGHAADVEHLEHQDVPSVRHIKCERTDGQVHRNGIGSGHGHGNGNTGNDLLMIAPGAIVKNELLLESPLPLGHPLAGPPLQLATAPLAMADQTRISGPGSGVKSASGRSSKRRLKPEGGATDLSLGKRRRT, encoded by the exons atgtacaaggCAAGGTCGAGTACGCCCATTTTGTGTGTATGCCTCGTCCGGGGGTGGATGATGCTGCCCGATGCTGCTGGATGCGTTGGCCCCGCCCTCCGTCCAAAAGGGGGTTGGTTCCCAGACACAGAGTGCCAAGTTACCCAGTCGGTTGCTCACTTCGCTGCGGCGCTTCGAACGCAGCACAACGCACATATCCCATATCCACTTCGCTGGCGAATCGGAGAGATGGCCTGGCTACCGAGCAGCTCGAATGGAGCGGACAACGCGGACGAACGGAGCACGGCCTCGAGCGGTTCCTCCGGACACAGCCAGCCCAATGAGTCACCGCGTTCTGGGCACCTGAATGGCAACAATGGAGGCATACGGGACACTGCCGCCGCCGGCAGGCATCCGCCTGCCCTGCTGCGACATGCCACGCCCCACTTGCAGCCCAAGACTGAGTCCGTGTccgacggcgacggcgacggcgacgcGGAGCTCTCCGACTTCTCGCTCAACGACacggaggaggacgaggaggatcTACGCGACTACATCGTTCTCAATGGCAACCAGGCGGATG GGAATCGCTCACTGTCTAGTTCGCCGCGCAGTCACTCCCGCAACGGACTGCTCACCGCGCCGGCCAGCTCGGGAAGCTCAGTTGGTGGGAGCGGCGGTGGCGGTAGCGGTAGCGGTGGCGGAGGCAATGGCTCCGGGGGCAATGCATCCagtggcggcggcagcggcggagGAGCCACTGGCGGCGTTCGCAAGGTGTTCACCAACACCAGGGAGCGTTGGCGGCAGCAAAACGTGTCCGGCGCCTTTGCGGAGCTGCGGAAGCTGGTGCCCACGCATCCGCCGGACAAGAAGCTATCAAAGAACGAGATCCTGCGCTCGGCTATCAAGTACATAAAGCTGCTGACGGGAATCCTCGAGTGGCAGCAGCGACAGGCACCCGCGCATCCAATCCGGGCTCTACTGGAGCCGAACAACAACGACAATCGGATGGCCAACGGTCATGCGGCGGACGTGGAGCATCTGGAGCACCAGGATGTTCCATCTGTGCGGCATATCAAGTGTGAACGCACCGACGGCCAGGTGCACAGGAATGGAATTGGGAGCGGACACGGACACGGGAACGGGAATACGGGCAACGACCTGCTAATGATTGCCCCGGGAGCCATTGTCAAAAACGAGCTCCTCCTGGAGTCACCACTGCCCCTGGGACATCCGCTAGCCGGACCACCCCTGCAACTGGCCACTGCGCCGCTGGCCATGGCGGATCAGACTCGGATCAGCGGCCCAGGATCCGGTGTCAAGTCGGCCAGCGGGCGAAGCAGCAAGCGACGCCTCAAGCCGGAAGGCGGGGCCACCGATCTCAGCCTGGGCAAACGCCGCAGGACGTAG
- the LOC6524381 gene encoding uncharacterized protein LOC6524381 has translation MSYTNLLRQQNVVDDCQRVSCNRNPTATLSGRCVLSRDIVIGCRMEQCDPDMPYMLEPTWGVYLRAGRDCGDLSRFVRRVTFKMSPRLPLRLHVADSAPFEIGEVLGTDFPVEVQVQYTDARMSATSYIFRPRVVREGHAGICEEVLDKMIFVNPTPSMRQSLMPVLAPPSATASGPSRARDSSQSAMELPVPERPGERKEQDREQVGDVARSPQPPAKQLKNRLSVGVPHPPIGHQKPKWAEGTEK, from the coding sequence ATGAGCTACACAAACCTACTGCGCCAGCAGAATGTGGTGGACGACTGCCAGCGAGTGAGCTGCAATCGCAATCCCACGGCCACGCTCTCCGGCCGCTGTGTGCTCAGCCGGGACATCGTGATCGGCTGCCGGATGGAGCAGTGCGACCCGGACATGCCCTACATGCTGGAGCCCACGTGGGGCGTCTATCTGCGCGCCGGTCGCGATTGCGGCGACCTGTCGCGCTTTGTGCGGCGTGTCACGTTCAAGATGTCGCCGCGCCTGCCGCTGCGACTGCACGTGGCGGACAGCGCTCCGTTCGAGATCGGCGAGGTCCTGGGCACCGACTTTCCCGTGGAGGTGCAGGTGCAGTACACGGACGCCCGCATGTCCGCCACCTCGTACATCTTCCGTCCGCGGGTGGTGCGCGAGGGTCACGCCGGCATCTGCGAGGAGGTCCTGGACAAGATGATCTTCGTCAATCCCACGCCCTCCATGCGACAGAGTCTGATGCCCGTCCTCGCACCGCCAAGTGCGACTGCCAGTGGTCCGTCCAGGGCCAGGGATTCCAGCCAGTCGGCGATGGAGCTGCCCGTGCCGGAGCGACCGGGTGAGCGCAAGGAACAGGATCGCGAGCAGGTGGGCGATGTGGCGCGATCGCCGCAGCCGCCGGCCAAGCAGCTCAAGAATCGCCTAAGTGTGGGCGTGCCCCACCCGCCCATCGGGCATCAGAAGCCCAAATGGGCGGAAGGAACTGAGAAGTGA